The genomic stretch TCGAGGTGCTGCCTGGCGCGACCGCCTTCGTCCCGGCGCTGGTGCTCTCGGGCCTGCCCACCGGACGGTTCACCTTCGAGGGCTTCCTGCCCCGCTCGGGCCGCGAGCGCAAGGAGCGGCTCGCGGCGGTCGCGGCGCGCGCCGAGACCAGCATCGTGTACGAGAGCCCCCACCGGCTGGGCGCCACGCTGCGGGATCTGGCCGGGGCCTGCGGTTCGCAGAGGCCCGCGAGCGTGACCCGCGAACTGAGCAAGAAGTTCGAGGAGACCGCGCGGGGCACCCTGGACGAGCTGGCGGCACGGTTCGCCGCCGACGTCAGAGGGGAGATCGTGATCGTCGTGGGCGGACAGACCGCGCCCCCCGAGGCGACCGGCCCTGACACGCACCACGCCGAGGCGGCGGCGCTGGCTGCCGGCGGGCACTCCGTTCGGGATATACGTGATCTGCTGGTCGCGCGGGGTTTGCGTAAGAATGACGCATATGCCCTGGCCCTGCAGGTCACCGGCGCGGCCACCCCGG from Deinococcus sp. AB2017081 encodes the following:
- the rsmI gene encoding 16S rRNA (cytidine(1402)-2'-O)-methyltransferase, with amino-acid sequence MTDTAGTPEPRVWLVPTPVGNLGDITLRAVEVLRNADAVACEDTRRSGALLTHLGIRRPLVRLDAHTMNRAAAVLEQHPRLAYVSDAGTPGISDPGAELVAAALAAGIPVEVLPGATAFVPALVLSGLPTGRFTFEGFLPRSGRERKERLAAVAARAETSIVYESPHRLGATLRDLAGACGSQRPASVTRELSKKFEETARGTLDELAARFAADVRGEIVIVVGGQTAPPEATGPDTHHAEAAALAAGGHSVRDIRDLLVARGLRKNDAYALALQVTGAATPEDSTA